The proteins below come from a single Gimesia alba genomic window:
- a CDS encoding FadR/GntR family transcriptional regulator — protein sequence MATDIHNQSTQPDDLAERLRARIQSERLADGAFFMTEADLAEEYDVSRTVAREAVGRLVALGLLEGRKRIGLIVRRPDPLRLLKLGLPSLVDSQQDVSELAMLRYVIEMGAIDLATRNGTDEQCQQLCELADEFEAVIRKKETTRISELDIAFHSHLLQMTGSKLIAGMQRVLVSFFESAYHDYQSDEISGERMIWEHQELAAAIRDRDSNRARTMMQMQSQDWLISTETKEKHEQG from the coding sequence ATGGCAACAGATATTCATAATCAAAGTACCCAGCCTGATGATCTTGCCGAGCGGTTACGTGCGCGAATTCAGTCCGAAAGACTGGCCGACGGCGCGTTTTTTATGACCGAAGCGGATCTGGCTGAGGAATATGACGTCTCGCGGACGGTAGCGCGCGAAGCGGTTGGCCGATTAGTGGCGCTCGGATTGCTTGAAGGTCGAAAACGCATCGGTCTGATTGTACGCCGTCCCGACCCGCTACGGCTGCTGAAACTCGGACTGCCGTCGCTCGTCGATTCGCAACAGGACGTTTCTGAGCTGGCGATGCTGCGCTATGTCATCGAAATGGGAGCCATTGATCTGGCAACCCGTAACGGGACCGACGAACAATGTCAGCAACTGTGTGAACTCGCGGATGAATTTGAAGCCGTCATTCGAAAAAAAGAGACCACCCGCATCTCTGAGTTGGATATCGCGTTTCACTCTCACTTATTGCAAATGACCGGATCAAAGCTGATCGCGGGCATGCAGCGCGTCCTAGTGAGTTTTTTTGAATCCGCCTATCACGATTATCAGTCCGACGAAATCAGTGGCGAACGCATGATCTGGGAGCATCAAGAACTGGCAGCCGCGATTCGCGATCGCGACTCCAACCGCGCCCGTACTATGATGCAAATGCAATCCCAGGACTGGCTGATTTCAACGGAAACAAAAGAGAAGCATGAACAGGGCTAA
- a CDS encoding RraA family protein, with protein MNSMPDLSELQRFDTPTICNAIELFEVRSPAAGYMSREITACFPALAPMVGYAVTTTFRSSAPASKSDVDPNLSFRQLESFADLPGPAVVVFEDLDHPPAGATFGDGMCLTYKTFGAAGLITSGAARDLDNVRKLDFPCFSHGTMSGHGFCHFESLNIPVQVGGLMINPGDLLHGDCNGVVTIPIEIAADVPYACEQFLKHEATVLDRLHAGKTDLSGHQRALQEMSRRLNDLKVELQNRLNS; from the coding sequence ATGAATTCGATGCCCGATCTTTCTGAATTGCAACGTTTTGACACACCAACAATCTGTAATGCCATTGAGTTATTCGAGGTTCGTTCGCCCGCCGCGGGTTATATGAGCCGGGAGATAACCGCCTGCTTTCCCGCGCTGGCGCCGATGGTGGGTTACGCTGTTACAACAACCTTTCGTTCGTCTGCCCCGGCTTCCAAAAGTGACGTCGATCCGAATCTGTCTTTCAGACAACTGGAGTCTTTTGCTGATTTACCAGGACCTGCAGTTGTTGTCTTTGAGGATCTGGATCATCCGCCTGCAGGGGCCACTTTTGGCGATGGGATGTGTTTGACTTACAAGACGTTCGGGGCTGCGGGCTTGATTACTTCAGGCGCAGCCCGTGATCTGGATAATGTGCGGAAACTTGACTTTCCCTGCTTCAGTCACGGCACCATGAGCGGCCACGGATTCTGTCATTTTGAATCCCTCAATATTCCCGTACAAGTAGGCGGCTTAATGATCAACCCCGGCGACTTACTGCACGGTGATTGTAATGGCGTCGTCACGATTCCGATTGAGATTGCAGCCGATGTTCCTTATGCGTGCGAACAGTTTCTCAAGCACGAAGCCACTGTTCTCGATCGTCTACATGCGGGTAAGACCGACCTTTCAGGGCATCAACGGGCATTGCAGGAAATGAGTCGGCGGCTCAACGATCTCAAAGTGGAATTACAAAACCGTTTGAATTCCTGA
- a CDS encoding LON peptidase substrate-binding domain-containing protein translates to MAAFSDPLEQHLKTFSGTVPVLELENCVLLPESVLTLRITAAADCQLIAEALAADALVAVSLKRTSYDPRTNKNASAEIESVCLASIVAPCQLESGDYSLLLQGICRAKSVTLQNSDRPYRTAILELKPDFYVDQPVIQREHRQFELLQQYASIFLEQANDPIYYHMLQREITLGKLCDILAGTINLEPVLSQLILQEHDVDLRSDLLLSFLKAKLREQQRNPFAGARSLEFSRN, encoded by the coding sequence ATGGCAGCATTTAGCGATCCTTTAGAGCAACATCTTAAAACCTTTTCGGGAACTGTTCCCGTATTGGAATTAGAGAATTGTGTGCTCCTGCCGGAATCGGTGCTCACACTGAGAATCACGGCAGCCGCTGATTGCCAATTGATCGCAGAAGCTTTGGCGGCAGACGCGTTGGTCGCTGTTTCCCTGAAACGAACAAGCTACGATCCGCGAACAAACAAAAACGCTTCCGCTGAAATTGAGTCTGTCTGCCTGGCCTCCATTGTGGCGCCCTGCCAATTGGAGTCGGGCGATTATTCTCTGCTCCTGCAAGGCATCTGCCGCGCGAAATCGGTCACACTGCAAAACTCAGATCGCCCGTATCGAACAGCAATTCTCGAACTGAAACCCGATTTTTATGTCGATCAGCCAGTCATTCAACGCGAACATCGCCAGTTCGAATTACTGCAACAATACGCCAGCATCTTTCTGGAACAGGCAAATGATCCCATTTATTATCACATGCTGCAGCGTGAAATTACACTCGGCAAACTATGTGACATTCTCGCCGGCACGATCAATCTGGAGCCGGTCCTCTCTCAGCTGATCCTGCAGGAACACGATGTCGACCTGCGCAGTGACCTCCTGCTGAGCTTTCTGAAAGCAAAATTACGCGAACAACAGCGCAATCCATTCGCCGGTGCACGCTCGCTGGAATTCAGTCGGAACTGA
- a CDS encoding glycoside hydrolase family protein → MVQIIFFSRTENRWWKRISRVGSLILVLLYGVPLLVARDIHVDPQQGNDASTEGPVKTIKQAIRIAEPGDMIHLQPIIYHEYAGFYGKSGAPGKPITLDGHGATLEGSDPLDPRQWVDKGEGLFECDQLLPQLNDAIIQRWFFLWNGKMVHMGRTSKGPSEPLKQPEALQPGEWTFVKNTDIKMPKPSQISGTFYLKLPPGQKLDEQNIRVPTRSAGVQFSNSGTRHNAHLVIRNLTATHAYNDGFNIHGHCEDVLFENIRAIECGDDGISAHETAQYRVDGFVSIGNSTGICDTGASETSYNRVLIRDCLGFDLYFLDTGRYSLSNSIVLSSAAKTLYLTGRSPPERPCSLKLDNVFIRRMTGKNEVRISKNCRFEARRVTFMGLNFQATGGAVQLNDSIIASAPALPDYPAVYDYLAAIKYPHETLVPEILLWRDVKWTADHNQYELKSLRLDKTFYNADHFGQFQKQTGQDAHSRWVTQVLNGHTSGADLEQLKDLIIPESKTKNNILNSLLPKWE, encoded by the coding sequence ATGGTTCAGATCATATTCTTCAGCAGAACTGAAAACCGCTGGTGGAAACGAATCAGTCGAGTAGGATCATTGATTCTGGTTTTGCTCTACGGGGTTCCGCTGCTCGTCGCGCGCGACATTCATGTCGACCCGCAGCAGGGAAACGACGCTTCCACCGAGGGCCCCGTCAAAACGATCAAACAGGCCATTCGCATCGCGGAACCCGGCGATATGATTCATCTGCAGCCCATAATTTATCATGAATACGCCGGCTTTTATGGCAAAAGTGGCGCACCGGGAAAACCGATCACCCTGGATGGACACGGCGCAACACTGGAAGGTTCCGACCCGCTTGATCCCCGTCAATGGGTGGATAAAGGCGAAGGTTTATTTGAGTGCGACCAACTGCTGCCTCAGTTGAACGATGCCATCATTCAGCGCTGGTTTTTTCTCTGGAACGGTAAGATGGTTCACATGGGGCGGACTTCCAAAGGCCCGAGTGAACCACTCAAACAACCCGAGGCGCTGCAACCGGGCGAATGGACGTTCGTCAAAAACACAGACATCAAAATGCCAAAACCGTCACAGATTTCTGGTACGTTTTATTTAAAACTCCCCCCCGGCCAGAAACTAGACGAGCAAAATATTCGCGTGCCGACGCGCTCTGCCGGTGTGCAGTTCAGTAATTCGGGAACCAGGCACAACGCCCATTTAGTGATCCGCAATTTAACTGCGACACACGCTTATAACGATGGATTTAACATTCACGGACATTGTGAAGATGTGTTGTTCGAGAATATCCGGGCGATTGAGTGTGGCGACGACGGCATCAGCGCGCATGAGACAGCCCAGTATCGCGTCGATGGTTTTGTTTCGATCGGCAACTCGACGGGGATCTGCGATACGGGAGCCAGTGAAACCAGCTACAACCGGGTTCTGATCCGTGACTGTCTTGGTTTCGACCTTTATTTTCTTGATACGGGCCGGTATTCGCTCAGCAATTCGATAGTCCTCTCTTCCGCAGCGAAGACATTGTATCTTACAGGCCGCTCACCTCCCGAACGTCCCTGTTCGCTGAAACTGGATAATGTTTTCATTCGGCGCATGACCGGCAAAAACGAAGTCCGTATTTCAAAAAACTGTCGCTTTGAAGCGCGGCGCGTGACTTTCATGGGGCTCAACTTCCAGGCGACCGGAGGCGCAGTGCAGTTGAATGATTCCATTATCGCCAGCGCGCCAGCTCTGCCCGACTATCCCGCGGTCTATGATTATCTCGCAGCAATCAAGTATCCGCATGAGACGCTGGTTCCTGAAATACTCTTATGGCGCGATGTAAAATGGACCGCTGATCATAATCAGTACGAATTAAAGAGTCTGAGACTCGACAAAACATTTTATAACGCAGACCACTTCGGCCAGTTTCAAAAACAGACAGGTCAGGACGCCCATTCGCGCTGGGTCACACAAGTATTGAATGGTCACACATCTGGTGCTGATCTGGAACAGTTAAAAGACCTCATCATTCCCGAGAGTAAAACAAAAAACAACATATTGAATTCCCTCCTCCCGAAATGGGAGTGA
- a CDS encoding sulfatase family protein has product MKKQSVFLLCAILVLLVSERTTQAESTTSKASRPNILFCIADDASFPHMGAYGCSWVKTPGFDRVAREGLLFTNAYTPNAKCAPSRACILTGRNSWQLKEAGNHMAFFPPEFKTYVEALADAGYVVGKTAKGWAPGIAVDANGKRRDLAGPAFNQRKAKPPATGISPIDYAANFDQFLKTCPQDQAWCFWYGGLEPHRRYEYGSGVKKAGKKISDIDRVPSYWPDNEVIRNDMLDYAFEIEHFDQHLVRMLKSLEERNQLDNTIIVVTADNGMPFPRVKGQEYERSNHLPLAIMWKQGIKTGDRVIDDYVSFIDFAPTFVEAAGLKWEQTGMQPAAGRSLTDIFESDKSGIVNPKRDHVLIGKERHDIGRPHDWGYPIRGIVKDGMLYLKNDEPGRWPAGNPETGYLNCDGSPTKTAILELRRDGKQEQFWQWAFGKRTAEELYSIQDDPECMQNLAALPKYQAVKHALKEQMHAELTAQKDPRVLGNGSVFEKYQYSDPRTRNFYQRYKKGDAPKAGWVNESDFESGPLD; this is encoded by the coding sequence ATGAAGAAGCAATCTGTTTTTCTACTGTGTGCCATTTTGGTGTTGCTGGTTTCTGAGCGCACCACACAGGCAGAGTCGACAACCTCAAAAGCAAGTCGTCCTAATATTCTGTTTTGTATCGCCGACGATGCTTCCTTTCCCCACATGGGCGCGTACGGCTGTTCGTGGGTCAAGACGCCGGGCTTCGACCGGGTCGCACGGGAAGGGCTGCTGTTTACCAACGCCTACACTCCGAACGCCAAATGCGCTCCTTCGCGGGCCTGCATTCTGACGGGCCGCAATTCGTGGCAGTTAAAAGAAGCCGGAAACCATATGGCCTTTTTCCCTCCCGAATTTAAAACGTATGTCGAAGCGCTGGCAGACGCCGGTTACGTTGTCGGTAAGACCGCCAAAGGCTGGGCACCGGGGATCGCCGTGGATGCCAACGGCAAACGCCGTGATCTGGCAGGTCCCGCGTTCAATCAGCGAAAAGCGAAACCGCCGGCCACTGGCATTTCTCCCATCGATTACGCAGCCAACTTCGATCAGTTCTTGAAAACCTGCCCGCAGGATCAAGCCTGGTGTTTCTGGTACGGCGGACTCGAACCACATCGCCGTTATGAATACGGTTCCGGCGTCAAAAAAGCAGGCAAGAAGATCTCCGACATCGACCGCGTTCCCTCATACTGGCCTGATAACGAAGTCATTCGCAATGATATGCTCGATTATGCGTTTGAGATTGAACACTTCGATCAGCACCTGGTGCGAATGCTCAAATCGCTGGAAGAGCGAAACCAGCTCGACAACACTATCATTGTCGTCACCGCCGACAACGGCATGCCGTTTCCCCGCGTGAAAGGGCAGGAGTACGAACGTTCGAATCATTTGCCGCTGGCGATCATGTGGAAGCAGGGCATCAAGACCGGAGATCGCGTGATCGATGATTATGTCAGCTTCATCGATTTCGCGCCGACGTTTGTTGAAGCCGCCGGATTAAAGTGGGAACAGACGGGCATGCAACCCGCGGCGGGACGCAGCCTGACCGACATTTTTGAATCAGACAAATCGGGAATCGTGAATCCAAAACGCGATCATGTGCTCATCGGCAAAGAACGCCACGATATCGGCAGACCGCATGACTGGGGTTATCCGATTCGTGGCATTGTCAAAGACGGCATGCTGTATCTGAAGAATGATGAACCGGGACGCTGGCCTGCCGGCAATCCCGAAACCGGATATTTGAATTGTGACGGCAGTCCGACCAAGACGGCGATTCTGGAACTCCGCCGCGACGGAAAACAGGAACAGTTCTGGCAGTGGGCATTCGGCAAACGGACTGCGGAAGAACTCTACTCAATTCAGGACGACCCGGAATGTATGCAGAATCTGGCTGCATTGCCAAAATATCAGGCCGTCAAGCATGCGCTGAAAGAACAAATGCACGCCGAGCTGACCGCACAGAAAGACCCGCGCGTTCTGGGCAATGGTTCTGTGTTTGAGAAATATCAGTACTCAGATCCCCGCACGCGTAATTTCTACCAGCGGTACAAAAAAGGCGATGCGCCGAAAGCGGGATGGGTCAACGAATCCGATTTTGAATCCGGGCCACTCGACTAA
- a CDS encoding 2-oxoacid:ferredoxin oxidoreductase subunit beta, translated as MSVDVTLPVLSPKDFASDQEIRWCPRCGDYSILAQMKKVLPTLGIPKEKFVFVSGIGCSSRFPYYMDTYGMHSIHGRAPAVATGVKLANPDLQVWVITGDGDSLSIGGNHFMHVLRRNVDLKVILFNNQIYGLTKGQYSPTSPMGTKTKSTPFGSVDRPLNPLSVAIGARATFAARSVDVDIKHLCSVLERAAKHKGSAFVEVYQDCNVFNSGAFEFASKKGKKEENVIYLEHGKPLIFGKERDKGIRLNSHDQPEVVELGKGVTEDDLLFHDEKSEDMNLAFLLASMRHPEMPEPMGVFRCVDHPTYNDAVYQQVESATERSGEGDLEALFNTGDTWTV; from the coding sequence ATGAGCGTAGACGTCACACTGCCTGTCCTCTCGCCTAAAGATTTTGCCAGCGATCAGGAAATCCGCTGGTGCCCGCGCTGCGGCGATTATTCGATTCTCGCCCAGATGAAGAAGGTTCTGCCGACTCTGGGCATTCCTAAAGAGAAATTCGTGTTTGTCTCGGGCATTGGCTGCTCCAGCCGCTTCCCGTATTACATGGACACCTACGGAATGCACAGTATTCACGGTCGCGCTCCTGCAGTCGCTACCGGGGTCAAACTGGCAAACCCGGATCTTCAGGTCTGGGTCATCACCGGCGACGGCGATTCGCTGTCTATCGGCGGAAACCACTTTATGCACGTCCTGCGTCGTAACGTGGACTTGAAAGTGATTCTGTTCAACAACCAGATTTACGGATTGACCAAAGGGCAATACTCGCCCACCAGCCCGATGGGAACGAAAACCAAAAGTACGCCGTTCGGCTCGGTTGATCGTCCGTTGAACCCGCTGTCGGTCGCCATTGGTGCCCGTGCTACGTTTGCCGCCCGTTCGGTGGATGTCGACATCAAGCATCTCTGCAGCGTACTCGAACGCGCTGCCAAGCACAAAGGATCTGCATTCGTTGAAGTCTATCAGGACTGCAACGTGTTCAACTCCGGTGCCTTCGAATTTGCTTCCAAGAAAGGCAAAAAAGAAGAGAACGTGATCTACCTGGAGCATGGCAAGCCGCTGATCTTCGGCAAAGAACGGGATAAAGGGATTCGTCTCAACAGCCATGATCAACCGGAAGTCGTTGAACTGGGTAAAGGAGTCACCGAAGACGATCTGCTGTTCCACGATGAAAAGTCAGAAGACATGAACCTGGCGTTTCTCCTGGCCAGCATGCGTCATCCGGAAATGCCCGAACCGATGGGCGTCTTCCGTTGCGTTGATCATCCAACCTACAACGATGCGGTTTACCAGCAGGTCGAATCCGCGACCGAACGCAGCGGAGAAGGGGACCTGGAAGCGCTGTTTAATACCGGCGATACCTGGACCGTTTAA
- a CDS encoding 2-oxoacid:acceptor oxidoreductase subunit alpha has product MATTDVPGANGKLSEQLDAVVIRFCGDSGDGMQLAGTQFTNVSAVFGNDVSTLPDFPAEIRAPAGTLGGVSGFQICFSSSDIFTPGDEVDTLVAMNPAALKTNIADLKRGGTLIVNEDAFEKSNLSKAGYESNPLDDEESLAPYQVQKVPMTSLTRDAVAELGLSPREAERCKNFFAMGLVYWLYQRDATPTEEWVKTKFAKKPELVDANLKALHAGFNYGLTTEAITVHYRVDPADLPPGNYRKVTGNEALAFGFVTAAKLAGKQLFYGGYPITPASDILHELSKLKNFDVVTFQAEDEIAAITSVVGASYAGDLAITASSGPGIALKGEGMGLAAIMELPLVVVDVQRGGPSTGLPTKTEQSDLYMCMFGRNGDCPMPLVAPASPADCFEMAQEALRIAVEFMTPVLLLSDGYIANGAEPWQIPEISSLKPIKVSHENKQQGDEPFMPYLRDEKKARPWVVPGTAGCEHRVGGLEKLDVTGNVNYSPENHQYMTTLRAEKIAGIADFIPEQTVEGPESGDLLVISWGGTYGAVRTAVKQTIQEGLSVAHAHIRYLNPFPKNLGDLIKRYKKVLIPELNTGQLRMIIRGTYLADAVGLNKVQGKPFLISEVKQKIREMIEEK; this is encoded by the coding sequence ATGGCGACCACAGACGTGCCTGGTGCAAATGGCAAACTCAGCGAGCAGCTGGATGCTGTTGTAATTCGTTTTTGTGGAGATAGTGGCGATGGAATGCAGTTAGCCGGCACGCAGTTCACGAATGTGTCGGCTGTGTTCGGTAATGACGTCAGCACATTACCTGACTTCCCTGCAGAAATTCGCGCACCCGCCGGCACACTGGGCGGCGTGAGTGGTTTTCAGATCTGTTTCTCCAGCAGTGATATTTTCACTCCCGGGGATGAAGTCGACACGCTGGTTGCCATGAACCCGGCTGCCTTGAAAACTAATATCGCTGACCTCAAACGGGGCGGCACTCTGATTGTCAACGAAGACGCTTTTGAAAAAAGCAACCTTTCCAAAGCCGGTTACGAAAGTAATCCGCTCGACGATGAAGAATCACTGGCGCCCTATCAGGTTCAAAAAGTTCCGATGACCAGCCTGACGCGAGATGCCGTCGCGGAGTTGGGGCTTTCGCCGCGTGAAGCCGAACGCTGCAAAAACTTTTTCGCGATGGGGCTGGTCTACTGGCTCTACCAACGCGATGCCACACCCACCGAAGAATGGGTCAAAACCAAGTTCGCCAAGAAACCAGAACTGGTAGACGCAAACCTCAAAGCATTACACGCCGGCTTTAACTACGGTCTCACCACCGAAGCGATCACCGTGCATTACCGCGTCGACCCCGCTGATCTGCCACCCGGTAACTACCGTAAGGTCACTGGAAACGAAGCACTGGCATTCGGTTTTGTGACGGCTGCGAAACTGGCTGGCAAACAGCTCTTTTACGGCGGATATCCGATTACTCCCGCCAGTGACATTCTGCACGAGCTTTCCAAACTGAAAAATTTCGACGTCGTCACATTTCAGGCGGAAGACGAAATCGCGGCGATTACCAGTGTCGTGGGTGCCTCTTATGCGGGAGACCTGGCGATTACTGCCAGCAGTGGACCTGGAATTGCTCTCAAAGGCGAAGGCATGGGTCTGGCTGCGATTATGGAATTGCCGCTGGTTGTCGTCGACGTGCAACGCGGCGGTCCCAGTACTGGTCTACCCACCAAAACAGAACAGTCCGACCTGTATATGTGCATGTTTGGTCGGAATGGCGACTGTCCCATGCCACTGGTCGCACCGGCTTCACCTGCCGACTGCTTCGAGATGGCACAAGAAGCATTACGCATCGCCGTCGAATTCATGACACCCGTACTGCTGCTCAGCGATGGTTATATCGCCAACGGAGCCGAGCCGTGGCAGATTCCTGAAATTTCCAGTTTGAAGCCAATCAAAGTTTCTCACGAGAATAAACAACAGGGCGATGAACCATTCATGCCATATTTGCGGGATGAAAAGAAAGCCCGTCCGTGGGTCGTGCCCGGCACGGCCGGCTGTGAACATCGTGTCGGTGGTCTGGAAAAATTAGATGTGACCGGCAACGTGAATTACTCTCCCGAAAATCACCAGTACATGACCACACTCCGGGCAGAGAAAATTGCGGGGATTGCCGACTTTATTCCCGAACAGACTGTGGAAGGACCTGAATCAGGTGATCTGCTGGTGATCAGTTGGGGGGGAACCTATGGTGCGGTTCGTACTGCGGTTAAACAGACCATTCAGGAAGGTTTATCTGTGGCCCACGCCCACATTCGTTACCTGAATCCGTTCCCCAAAAATCTGGGCGATCTGATCAAGCGATACAAGAAAGTTCTGATTCCCGAATTAAATACCGGGCAATTACGCATGATTATTCGCGGCACTTATCTGGCTGACGCCGTCGGCTTGAATAAGGTCCAGGGAAAACCGTTCCTGATCAGTGAAGTTAAACAGAAAATCAGAGAGATGATTGAAGAGAAATAG
- the dcd gene encoding dCTP deaminase yields the protein MILTGKEIKARLGNDIVIEPYHEKYLNPNSYNLCLHNELMVYEEIVLDMARPNRLGKYIIPEEGMVLYPGQLYLGRTIERTETHNLVPLLEGRSSIGRLGISVHATAGVGDIGFCGYWTLEITVAQPVRIYAGIAICQIIYNVPVGEIVEYNSDKYQNNKGIQPSLLFKELDPTETRQMRLSFGEEESAQ from the coding sequence ATGATTCTGACCGGGAAAGAGATTAAAGCACGCCTGGGAAACGATATTGTCATTGAACCTTATCATGAAAAGTATCTGAACCCAAACAGCTATAACCTGTGCCTGCATAACGAGTTGATGGTCTACGAAGAAATCGTGCTGGACATGGCGCGTCCCAATCGTCTGGGAAAATACATCATTCCGGAAGAGGGCATGGTGCTTTACCCGGGCCAACTCTATCTGGGGCGAACCATTGAGCGGACCGAAACACACAATCTGGTGCCGCTGCTCGAAGGTCGGTCTTCGATTGGCCGCCTGGGGATTTCTGTACACGCGACCGCCGGCGTCGGCGATATCGGCTTCTGTGGCTATTGGACGTTGGAAATCACCGTGGCACAGCCGGTTCGCATTTATGCAGGCATTGCGATCTGCCAGATCATTTACAATGTACCGGTTGGCGAAATCGTTGAATACAACAGCGACAAATATCAGAACAACAAAGGTATTCAGCCCAGCCTGTTGTTTAAAGAACTGGACCCGACAGAAACTCGCCAGATGCGACTCTCATTCGGTGAAGAAGAATCGGCGCAATAA
- a CDS encoding class I SAM-dependent methyltransferase, with protein MCNNCNLNIDAERTDEFGQKLLQIVNNSAISLMLSLGHRARLFDIMSEMEHATSEQIAEQAGLNERYVREWLGAMVTGGIVEYDPVLKTYFLPAEHAALLTRAAGSNNFATTMQWFSVLGTVEDKILNCFEEGGGVPYSEFARFHEVMAEDSYNTVVCGLFEHILPLVPGLEDKLRAGIDALDIGCGSGLALIEMAAKYPNSRFTGFDISEESIGRAQKFAAERGVSNVTFQVQDVSQMNAANSFDLITAFDVIHDQAKPDKVLREVNAALKPGGTFLMQDIAASSHVEQNIDNPLGPMFYTISTMHCMTVSLAQGGAGLGTCWGKELACQMLEEAGFNNIDVQELPHDIMNYFYVMTKM; from the coding sequence ATGTGTAATAACTGTAATTTGAATATCGATGCGGAACGCACGGATGAATTCGGACAGAAACTGTTGCAGATTGTGAACAACAGCGCCATCTCGCTGATGCTTTCACTGGGGCACCGGGCAAGACTGTTTGACATTATGAGTGAGATGGAACACGCCACCAGCGAACAAATCGCGGAGCAGGCCGGTTTAAATGAACGTTATGTTCGCGAATGGCTGGGCGCGATGGTCACTGGCGGAATCGTGGAATACGACCCGGTATTAAAAACCTATTTTCTACCCGCAGAGCATGCAGCACTTTTGACGCGAGCTGCGGGTTCCAATAATTTTGCCACAACGATGCAGTGGTTTTCCGTGCTGGGAACTGTCGAAGACAAAATTCTGAATTGCTTTGAAGAAGGAGGCGGCGTTCCCTATTCCGAGTTTGCCCGCTTCCATGAAGTCATGGCGGAGGATAGTTATAATACGGTCGTCTGCGGTCTGTTCGAACATATTCTACCACTGGTACCCGGACTGGAAGACAAACTGAGAGCCGGCATTGATGCGCTGGACATTGGCTGCGGCAGCGGTCTGGCTTTGATCGAAATGGCAGCCAAATATCCCAACAGTCGCTTTACCGGCTTTGACATCTCGGAAGAATCGATTGGACGGGCCCAAAAATTCGCTGCAGAGCGGGGCGTCTCGAATGTGACGTTTCAGGTGCAGGATGTTTCGCAAATGAACGCGGCGAACTCCTTCGATTTAATCACTGCCTTTGATGTGATTCACGATCAGGCCAAACCAGACAAGGTGTTACGTGAAGTCAACGCCGCTCTGAAGCCGGGCGGAACGTTCCTGATGCAGGATATTGCTGCATCCAGTCATGTGGAGCAAAACATCGATAATCCGCTGGGGCCGATGTTTTATACGATTTCAACCATGCACTGCATGACCGTCTCACTGGCACAGGGTGGAGCGGGGCTGGGAACCTGCTGGGGCAAAGAACTCGCCTGCCAGATGCTGGAAGAGGCGGGCTTCAATAATATCGATGTACAGGAACTACCTCACGACATTATGAATTATTTTTATGTGATGACAAAAATGTGA
- the nth gene encoding endonuclease III — protein MAKKQSQSAKTSGYIGSLDDKKKHARTIARGLAKLFPEPECALIHDSPFQLLVATILSAQCTDERVNATTPTLFKKYPTAAKLAASKQADVEKIVYPLGFFRAKATNIRKMAQALTDEYAGEVPRTLKELVALPGVGRKTANVVLGTAFGIPSGVVVDTHVKRICNIFGLTASKNPEIIERDLIEVLPKKEWIAFSHRVILHGRATCVARKPRCTECALLKICPRIGLKPLKE, from the coding sequence ATGGCGAAAAAACAATCACAGTCTGCGAAGACTTCCGGTTATATCGGCTCACTTGATGACAAAAAGAAACATGCCCGCACAATCGCGCGCGGTCTTGCTAAATTATTCCCTGAACCGGAGTGTGCGTTGATTCATGATTCGCCGTTTCAACTGTTGGTAGCGACGATTCTGTCGGCGCAGTGCACTGACGAACGTGTGAATGCGACCACGCCGACGCTGTTCAAGAAATACCCGACCGCCGCCAAACTGGCTGCCAGCAAACAGGCGGATGTCGAAAAGATTGTTTATCCACTTGGTTTCTTCCGCGCCAAAGCAACGAATATCCGCAAGATGGCCCAGGCTTTGACGGATGAATATGCCGGCGAAGTTCCCCGCACGCTCAAAGAGCTGGTGGCGCTGCCCGGCGTGGGACGCAAGACGGCGAACGTGGTTTTAGGCACGGCGTTCGGAATTCCGAGTGGCGTCGTCGTCGACACGCATGTGAAACGCATCTGTAATATCTTCGGTCTCACCGCCAGCAAGAATCCGGAAATCATTGAGCGTGATTTAATCGAAGTCCTGCCCAAAAAAGAATGGATCGCGTTTTCGCATCGTGTGATTCTGCACGGCCGCGCCACCTGTGTGGCTCGAAAGCCGCGCTGCACCGAATGTGCTTTGTTGAAAATTTGTCCGCGAATCGGGTTGAAGCCTCTCAAAGAGTAG